The Micrococcales bacterium genomic sequence GTTGATGTGGCGTTGACCGCGGCCACCCACTTGCCGGCCGAGGCACCAGGTTCGAGCTCTTTGTCTCGTCCGGTGTAAACCTGAGACTGGGTGGTCGAATAGACATTACAGTTGCAGGCTGATTTCAGGCTTTGCTGCAAAGCGTAGGTGCGGGCGGCGACAGCCTGGGCTTGAAGGGCCGCCGGCGACCAGCTGGCCGGAACCTCGGCCACGCCGTAAATGTAGTCTCGGGCCAGCGGCAAGTTGGCTACTACGTTGGTTTTACCGCCAATGTTGGTGACTTCGATCTGGCCACGACCGTAGCCTGATTTCGAAGCGGCACCGGCCACTGTTACATAACCGCCTGAAGACCATTTGAAAATGGCCGTCGCCCCAGTCATCGAGCCAAAAACTGATCCTCTGGCAACCACATTCGAGCCGGACACCGACAAGCTCACCACTTCGCCTTTGACGGCGTTCCTAGTGGTGGCGCCAACTGTGACGGTGCCGGCACCACCGGTGAAGGTGATTGACGAAGACGATGTTGCCAGCTGAACCCTGATGTTTCCGCTGGTCTTGGCCGCCACTTTGGTGCCGGTGTAGTAGTAGGCCAGGATTTGGGCCGCGCTGCGTCCGGACAGGGCCTGGGCTTGGGCGCCCCACTGGGACATGCCAACGCCGTGGCCAAAGCCGGATCCGCTGATCTTGAAACTGGCTGGGGCAGCCTGGGCTTCGATTGGGGGCAGCGGGGGCGCGACAACAAGGCCTAGCCCTAGCGCAGTGCTGGCCAATGCGGCCAGGGCAATTCTGGGTTTGCGAATTCTTGGGGAAGTGATCACGGTAGTAGCAGCGTCTTTCCGGTTGTTTGGCGCGCCTCCAGGTCCCGGTGGGTTTGGACAGCCTGGTTCAGGGGTCTAACCGCGCCGATCGACACCGCCAGCCTACCTGATCTGACCAGGCCAAGTAGGCGTGACGCGCGCCTATCCAACTCTCCTGGCGCGCTGACGTAGTCATTCAGCTTTGGGCGAGTTAGGTAGAGCGAGCCGTGGGAATTGAGCTCTTGAGGATCAAATGGCTCAACCTGGCCGGAACTGCCGCCAAACAACACCACCAGGCCGCGCCGTTTGGTCAGGGCCAAAGAAGCGTTGAAAGTCTCGCGGCCAATCGAGTCGTAAACCACATCGGCACCTTGTCCATCTGTCAATTCCGCGACACGGGCGGGCAGGTCCAGGCGGGGCTGTTTCATTGTGCCCATAACCACAATGTCCTTTGGGGCAACCCCGAGCCTGGCCACCGGCTCGATTTTGGCGGCGCTGCCCACTACAGCGATCAGCCTGGCGCCGGCCGCAAGAACCATTTGGGTAACCAATTGGCCCACCCCACCGGCCGCGGCGTACAACACCACGGTGTGGTCTGGGCCAACCTTGAAGGTGTCTTCAGTCAGATAGTCGGCGGTCAAGCCTTGCAACGCCACGGCGGCAGCGGTTTGGCTGGAGACATCGTCTGGCAGGGCAAACGCCTGGTCGGCGTCAACCAGGGCGTATTCGGCGTAGGTGCCAGTGACTGAGTCGGTCCAAGCTACCCGCTGGCCAACCCTGGCGCTGGCATCAACCCCGGCCCCTTCGACTAGGCCAGCGCCTTCGCAACCTGGCACATGTGGAAAGGGCATCTGGTAAACGCCGGCTCGGCGATAAGTGTCGATGAAGTTGACACCGGCGGCCTCGACTCGCACCAGCAGCTGCCCGCCTTTGGGCTCTGGAATGGGGATGTCGGTAAAAACCATGACCTCGGGCCCACCGGCCCGGGCCGCCTGAATTGCCTTCATGGCCACACAATGCCACAGGAAAAACGACGCGGCGTGGACCTTTGGTGATGTTTCACCGGTCCACGCCGCGCCGGACGTAGGAAGAAAACGGTTACCTGTGCACAACCATCTTCAGCGCCTGGTTTTGGGCTGCGGCGCTAAAGACTTCATAGGCGTGTTCGAACTCGTCCAACGGGAAGTGGTGAGTCGCCAGGGCGTCGACCTTGAGTTGGCCGGCGGCAATTAGGTCAAGCATCATTGGGCCTGTGGTCATGTTGACCAGGCCGGTAGTGATGACGACATTGGCTGTCCACAACTTCTCCATTGGCAAGGAGACCGGGGCGCCGTGTACGCCCACGTTGGCCACGCGGCCGCCGGGCTTAACCAGATCCCAGCAGGCTTCGAGGGTCACCGGAATGCCGACGGCCTCGATCATGACGTCGGCGCCATCGGCCCCGACAATAGCCTTGACCTGGGCTTGCCAGTCCGGGTCGCCGGAATTAACTGCATGGCTGGCGCCAAAGCCGGCCTTAGCACTCTCCAGGCGGTTGTCATCCATATCAACGGCCACAACCTGCTTGGGGCCATGCAACCGGGCGGTCAGCATAGCGGCCAGGCCAACCGGGCCGGCGCCAATCACGACCACTGACTGGGCGGCGGCGACTGCGCCGTTGACCACGCCAATTTCATAGCCAGTTGACAGAATGTCTGAGCACATCACGGCCTGGTTGTCCGTGACGCCCTCTGGGAGCTTGAACAGGGAGAGATCGGCTAAGGGAGTGCGCACCATCTGCGCTTGAGTGCCGTTGATGCGGTGGCCTAGTTGCCACGAGTCGCCGCCC encodes the following:
- a CDS encoding SpoIID/LytB domain-containing protein, whose translation is MITSPRIRKPRIALAALASTALGLGLVVAPPLPPIEAQAAPASFKISGSGFGHGVGMSQWGAQAQALSGRSAAQILAYYYTGTKVAAKTSGNIRVQLATSSSSITFTGGAGTVTVGATTRNAVKGEVVSLSVSGSNVVARGSVFGSMTGATAIFKWSSGGYVTVAGAASKSGYGRGQIEVTNIGGKTNVVANLPLARDYIYGVAEVPASWSPAALQAQAVAARTYALQQSLKSACNCNVYSTTQSQVYTGRDKELEPGASAGKWVAAVNATSTSSTQGNAVVNSSGALVTTYYYASSAGRTENNEDVWGGTPLAHTRSVADSWSMKTTTPANYRSWTETVSQATMAKAFGLPDVAKIGASGKTAGGSPRQIVATASNGKTATLKTTDFRSKLGLKSTWIQIAAYVDPGPAPVTPFGQIMASPDMDRDGRGEVLGVDQVGNLYRYPMMANGKLGARAHIG
- a CDS encoding alcohol dehydrogenase catalytic domain-containing protein, with the translated sequence MKALVYHGPGQMAWETVPDPKLADPLDAIVQIDTTTICGSDLHILKGDVPETTDGTVLGHEGVGTVLEVGDQVRSHKVGDRVVVSCMSMCGTCEYCRKGLTSKCQVMGGDSWQLGHRINGTQAQMVRTPLADLSLFKLPEGVTDNQAVMCSDILSTGYEIGVVNGAVAAAQSVVVIGAGPVGLAAMLTARLHGPKQVVAVDMDDNRLESAKAGFGASHAVNSGDPDWQAQVKAIVGADGADVMIEAVGIPVTLEACWDLVKPGGRVANVGVHGAPVSLPMEKLWTANVVITTGLVNMTTGPMMLDLIAAGQLKVDALATHHFPLDEFEHAYEVFSAAAQNQALKMVVHR
- a CDS encoding quinone oxidoreductase is translated as MKAIQAARAGGPEVMVFTDIPIPEPKGGQLLVRVEAAGVNFIDTYRRAGVYQMPFPHVPGCEGAGLVEGAGVDASARVGQRVAWTDSVTGTYAEYALVDADQAFALPDDVSSQTAAAVALQGLTADYLTEDTFKVGPDHTVVLYAAAGGVGQLVTQMVLAAGARLIAVVGSAAKIEPVARLGVAPKDIVVMGTMKQPRLDLPARVAELTDGQGADVVYDSIGRETFNASLALTKRRGLVVLFGGSSGQVEPFDPQELNSHGSLYLTRPKLNDYVSAPGELDRRASRLLGLVRSGRLAVSIGAVRPLNQAVQTHRDLEARQTTGKTLLLP